Proteins from a genomic interval of Caulobacter sp. SL161:
- a CDS encoding DUF1109 domain-containing protein yields the protein MSIDETLTPTSGGAAIWSAENLLWRLAEVAVAGALGGLLMVLAWLGVRPDLAAAVQTPVFWIKVGYALVLAIGAGVTACRMARGRRWGLVPLLLAAGVAGGFLAFGLVQALAMNPQALMRLYWPTALACIVAILAIATPMLLFASYGLASVDPEKPKLVGFAGGVACGAVADVVFGLHCPFTTFAFIAPWHTAGMLTCGVAGLLLVDLFGRIRRARAPLIEGAAVE from the coding sequence GTGAGCATCGACGAGACCCTCACACCAACGTCTGGCGGCGCGGCTATCTGGTCGGCGGAGAATCTGCTGTGGCGCCTCGCCGAAGTGGCCGTGGCCGGGGCTCTGGGCGGCCTTTTGATGGTTCTGGCCTGGCTCGGCGTACGGCCTGATCTGGCGGCGGCGGTTCAGACGCCGGTTTTCTGGATCAAGGTCGGCTACGCCTTAGTGCTGGCGATCGGCGCCGGCGTGACAGCGTGTCGCATGGCGCGCGGCCGGCGCTGGGGTCTGGTTCCGCTTCTGCTGGCGGCGGGGGTGGCGGGCGGTTTCCTGGCCTTTGGCCTCGTGCAGGCGCTGGCGATGAACCCCCAGGCGCTGATGCGTCTCTACTGGCCCACCGCCCTGGCCTGCATCGTCGCTATCCTGGCGATCGCGACCCCGATGCTGCTGTTCGCCAGCTACGGTCTTGCCAGTGTCGATCCTGAAAAGCCCAAGCTGGTCGGGTTCGCGGGCGGTGTGGCCTGCGGCGCGGTCGCCGATGTCGTCTTTGGCCTGCATTGCCCGTTCACGACCTTCGCCTTCATCGCGCCCTGGCACACGGCGGGCATGCTGACCTGTGGCGTGGCGGGCCTGCTGCTGGTCGATCTCTTCGGCCGGATCAGGCGCGCCCGCGCGCCCCTGATCGAGGGC
- the nrsF gene encoding anti-sigma-F factor NrsF: protein MRTDDLIDALAADAGRGAEPAPPRRLALVASLGGVAALLLVLGWLRARPDLGQAILGPMFWIKAIYTGLLGLAGYLAVERLSRPAGSGRRGWIVGAVVFGVCAVAGIYQAITSPDVQAALKLLHGHSWRSCSPRILVLGLPMLALGLWALRGMAPTRPGLAGFAMGLFSGGVVATVYGLHCPEHTFTFLALWYSLGVLALGLIGGWAGRWLLRW from the coding sequence GTGCGGACGGATGATCTGATCGACGCCCTGGCCGCCGATGCAGGGCGGGGGGCCGAGCCTGCGCCGCCGCGCCGCCTTGCCCTTGTCGCAAGCCTGGGCGGTGTGGCCGCGCTGCTTCTGGTTCTGGGCTGGCTTCGGGCTCGCCCGGATCTGGGTCAGGCGATCCTGGGGCCCATGTTCTGGATCAAGGCGATCTATACCGGTCTGCTGGGCCTTGCCGGCTATCTCGCCGTGGAGCGCCTGTCGCGGCCCGCCGGCTCGGGTCGACGTGGCTGGATTGTCGGCGCTGTGGTTTTCGGGGTCTGCGCCGTCGCGGGGATCTACCAGGCGATCACCAGTCCTGATGTGCAGGCCGCGCTGAAGCTGCTGCACGGGCACTCATGGCGCTCGTGCAGCCCGCGCATTCTGGTGCTGGGTTTGCCGATGCTGGCACTGGGACTTTGGGCCTTGCGCGGCATGGCGCCGACCCGGCCGGGCTTGGCGGGCTTCGCAATGGGGCTGTTCTCCGGGGGGGTGGTCGCCACTGTCTATGGCCTGCATTGCCCCGAGCACACCTTCACCTTCCTGGCGCTCTGGTACAGCCTGGGCGTTCTGGCGCTCGGCCTGATCGGCGGTTGGGCGGGACGCTGGCTGCTCAGGTGGTGA
- a CDS encoding sigma-70 family RNA polymerase sigma factor: MTDTETRLKALMLRGLDGDTAAYREGLALLGVRLRAYFMRRMSGAPGDVEDLVQETLLAVHLKRSTWDSAQSFTAWAHAVARYKLIDHWRRRKIRQTLPLEDHVDFLADDAPDPGVALELDRALASLPQRQRMLVSDVKLTGLSLAEAGARAGISEGAAKVALHRALKALAERMRRADG, from the coding sequence GTGACGGACACCGAGACCCGATTGAAGGCGCTGATGCTGCGCGGCCTGGACGGCGACACCGCCGCCTACCGCGAAGGTCTCGCGCTGCTCGGTGTCCGGCTTCGCGCCTATTTCATGCGCCGCATGTCGGGCGCGCCCGGCGATGTGGAGGATCTGGTGCAAGAGACGCTGCTGGCGGTGCATCTCAAGCGATCGACCTGGGATAGCGCCCAGTCGTTCACCGCCTGGGCGCATGCGGTGGCGCGCTACAAGCTGATCGATCACTGGCGGCGCCGAAAGATCCGTCAGACGCTGCCGCTCGAGGACCATGTCGACTTCCTGGCGGACGATGCGCCGGACCCGGGCGTCGCGCTGGAGTTGGACCGCGCCCTGGCCAGCTTGCCTCAGCGACAGAGAATGCTGGTCAGCGACGTGAAGCTGACGGGATTGTCACTGGCCGAGGCGGGCGCCCGGGCAGGCATTTCCGAGGGCGCGGCCAAGGTCGCTCTCCATCGGGCGTTGAAGGCCCTGGCTGAAAGGATGCGCCGTGCGGACGGATGA
- a CDS encoding BufA1 family periplasmic bufferin-type metallophore codes for MTRTATTAALAAAIALSAGVSIAAADEHKAGAQTEKCYGVSKAGQNDCKAGAGTSCAGTSKVDYQGDAWKMVKKGTCVTIKTPKGMGSLTPKA; via the coding sequence ATGACCCGCACCGCCACCACCGCCGCCCTGGCCGCCGCTATCGCTCTTTCGGCCGGCGTCTCCATCGCCGCCGCCGATGAGCACAAGGCCGGCGCCCAGACCGAGAAGTGCTACGGCGTGTCCAAGGCCGGCCAGAACGACTGCAAGGCCGGCGCCGGCACCTCGTGCGCGGGGACCTCGAAGGTCGACTACCAGGGCGACGCCTGGAAGATGGTCAAGAAGGGCACCTGCGTCACGATCAAGACGCCCAAGGGCATGGGCTCGCTGACGCCTAAGGCCTAA
- the bufB gene encoding MNIO family bufferin maturase, translated as MTPSAGLGLKSQHYGDAIACDAEGLWFEVHPENYMSAGGPRLAALEAVRARRPVSLHGVGLSLAADTDPDPEHLQALKRLVDRFDPFVVSEHLAWSTHRGAHHPDLLPFPRTRAALDRICGNVARMQDALQRRVLIENPSLYLPLKGHALDEVDFLEALATRTGCGLLVDVNNVFVSAQNLGYAPETYLDALPAHAIGEIHLAGHAPDPGGSNLLIDTHGAPVAEVVWTLYARLIARIGPRPTLIERDDDIPDFSALMAERNRAVAVLASSQTAREPAHV; from the coding sequence ATGACCCCTTCCGCCGGCCTTGGCCTCAAATCGCAGCACTATGGCGACGCGATCGCATGCGACGCCGAGGGCCTCTGGTTCGAGGTTCATCCTGAAAACTACATGTCCGCCGGAGGGCCCCGTCTCGCCGCTCTCGAAGCCGTGCGAGCACGGCGTCCCGTCTCGCTACATGGCGTGGGGCTCTCTCTGGCGGCCGACACCGACCCGGATCCCGAGCATCTGCAAGCCCTGAAGCGGCTGGTCGATCGCTTCGACCCGTTCGTCGTTTCCGAACATCTGGCCTGGTCGACCCATCGCGGGGCGCATCATCCAGACCTCCTGCCCTTCCCCCGCACACGCGCCGCCCTCGACCGCATCTGCGGCAATGTCGCCCGGATGCAGGACGCCCTGCAGCGCCGCGTACTCATCGAGAACCCCTCGCTCTACCTTCCGCTCAAGGGGCATGCGCTGGACGAGGTCGACTTTCTCGAGGCCCTGGCGACCCGCACCGGCTGCGGACTGCTCGTGGACGTCAACAACGTCTTCGTCAGCGCCCAAAATCTCGGCTATGCGCCCGAGACCTATCTGGACGCCCTGCCCGCTCACGCCATCGGTGAGATTCATCTGGCCGGGCACGCGCCGGATCCGGGTGGCTCAAACCTCCTGATCGACACCCACGGCGCGCCGGTCGCGGAGGTGGTTTGGACGCTGTATGCGCGCCTGATCGCCCGCATCGGGCCACGCCCCACCCTGATCGAGCGTGACGACGACATTCCCGACTTCTCCGCCCTGATGGCCGAGCGCAACCGCGCCGTCGCCGTGCTGGCGTCCAGCCAGACCGCTCGCGAGCCCGCGCATGTCTGA
- a CDS encoding HvfC/BufC N-terminal domain-containing protein, with protein MSELLAFQDAFVAALAGEDERLSPWCAGRGAPRGLGVYRNTIAKGCVDALAENFPTVRALVGEEWFTGAALLFSQQSPPTQAALLDYGADFPSWLERFPPAGELPYLAGVAHLDRLWIEALFAAEAPHLQATTLSSLSSGALAAARLDPHPSLRMAAFDAGLPGLWLAARAGDETLELSEAPQTLMLIRRAGSVTSRLLSEAEAAFLRAVRHGEPLGVAAEHAAEADRETPIATLFASLIADGVFTNLDLETHP; from the coding sequence ATGTCTGAGTTGCTGGCCTTCCAGGACGCCTTTGTCGCCGCGCTCGCAGGCGAGGACGAGCGCCTTTCGCCTTGGTGCGCAGGGCGCGGTGCGCCTCGGGGTCTCGGCGTTTATCGCAACACGATCGCCAAGGGGTGCGTCGACGCGCTGGCCGAGAACTTCCCGACAGTCCGCGCGCTTGTCGGCGAGGAATGGTTCACCGGCGCCGCGCTGCTGTTCTCCCAGCAATCACCGCCGACGCAAGCGGCGCTGCTCGACTATGGCGCGGACTTCCCGTCCTGGCTGGAGCGCTTTCCGCCGGCCGGCGAGCTGCCCTACCTCGCCGGCGTCGCCCATCTTGATCGCCTGTGGATCGAAGCCCTGTTCGCCGCCGAAGCGCCGCATCTGCAGGCGACGACCCTTTCATCGCTCTCATCGGGCGCCCTGGCGGCGGCGCGTCTTGATCCACACCCCAGCCTGCGGATGGCGGCTTTCGACGCGGGCTTGCCCGGGCTGTGGCTGGCCGCCCGTGCGGGCGATGAGACGCTTGAGCTGAGCGAAGCGCCGCAGACCCTGATGCTGATCCGGCGCGCCGGGAGCGTCACAAGCCGTCTCTTGAGCGAGGCCGAAGCCGCGTTTCTGCGCGCAGTTCGACACGGTGAGCCTCTGGGCGTCGCCGCCGAGCACGCCGCGGAAGCTGATCGTGAAACGCCGATCGCGACCCTTTTCGCCAGCCTGATCGCCGATGGCGTCTTCACCAACCTGGACCTGGAAACGCACCCATGA
- a CDS encoding DoxX family protein: MTSSVSPWRAPFILLAKAAEKLLPEDILALVARLGVAAIFFQSGRTKVDGLLHITDGTYALFETEYALPLIPPDLAAHAATYSEHLFSILLVLGLFTRMSALALLGMTAVIQMFVYPDAWPTHLSWAGLMLVLIARGGGRLSLDHVTRTP, encoded by the coding sequence ATGACCTCCTCCGTCTCGCCCTGGCGCGCGCCCTTCATCCTGTTGGCGAAGGCGGCGGAAAAGCTCCTGCCCGAAGACATTCTGGCGCTCGTCGCGCGCTTGGGTGTCGCGGCGATCTTCTTTCAATCCGGCAGAACCAAGGTGGACGGCTTGCTGCACATCACGGACGGGACGTACGCGCTGTTCGAGACGGAGTACGCCTTGCCGTTGATCCCGCCCGATCTGGCCGCTCACGCCGCGACCTATTCCGAGCACCTGTTCTCGATCCTGCTGGTCTTGGGCCTCTTCACCCGGATGTCCGCCCTGGCCCTTCTGGGCATGACCGCCGTGATCCAGATGTTCGTGTATCCCGACGCCTGGCCGACGCACCTGTCTTGGGCGGGCCTGATGCTGGTCCTGATCGCGCGGGGCGGCGGCAGGCTGAGCCTGGACCATGTGACGCGAACGCCCTGA
- a CDS encoding response regulator: MGRQANTFKFQEAGVLIVDENTGFMDLTAQILLGFGFRKLERRGLKEAETRAGFDPDLIIVDPFPDLDAGLRLIEDHRRKQTAGSPPAVVIVLTGHTPRPLIEKARRVGADYIVAKPFSANTLLDRILWSTSSVFANVASGELGDDDTDDTPLRASIQSATAALLQ, encoded by the coding sequence GTGGGCAGGCAAGCAAACACGTTCAAGTTCCAGGAGGCCGGCGTCCTGATCGTGGACGAAAACACCGGGTTCATGGATCTGACAGCGCAGATTCTCCTGGGCTTCGGCTTCAGAAAGCTGGAGCGGCGGGGTCTCAAGGAGGCGGAGACCCGCGCCGGCTTTGACCCCGACCTGATCATCGTGGACCCGTTTCCCGACCTGGACGCGGGCCTTCGCCTGATCGAAGACCATCGGCGGAAGCAAACGGCGGGCTCGCCACCGGCCGTCGTGATCGTGTTGACGGGCCATACGCCGCGCCCCCTCATCGAGAAGGCGCGCCGCGTGGGGGCCGACTACATCGTGGCCAAGCCCTTTTCGGCCAACACGCTGCTGGATCGCATCCTCTGGAGCACGTCATCGGTCTTCGCCAATGTCGCTTCCGGGGAGCTTGGGGACGACGACACTGACGACACCCCCCTCCGGGCGTCGATCCAGAGCGCGACAGCGGCGCTTCTCCAATGA
- a CDS encoding chemotaxis protein CheE, with translation MTASRLTRFVDLPGGIDIRTALVRAQANAEAYRGSALELIDQAIEALIVAGEDVDAATAARLAETIRSLAGMFELATLEQSAASLCDMVRALVERGAWDSRAVWVNIRALKIIRQHGDSENLQEVLEGLRRLGAKAAAGRQT, from the coding sequence ATGACCGCCAGCCGCCTGACACGCTTCGTCGACCTGCCGGGCGGAATCGATATCCGCACTGCGCTCGTCCGCGCCCAGGCGAACGCCGAGGCTTATCGCGGATCGGCTCTGGAATTGATTGATCAGGCGATCGAGGCTCTGATCGTCGCCGGCGAGGACGTCGACGCGGCCACCGCCGCACGCCTCGCCGAGACCATCCGCTCACTGGCGGGCATGTTCGAACTGGCGACGCTGGAGCAGTCCGCCGCCAGTCTGTGTGACATGGTCCGCGCCCTGGTCGAGCGCGGTGCCTGGGACTCCCGAGCGGTGTGGGTCAATATCCGAGCGCTAAAGATCATCCGGCAGCACGGCGACAGCGAGAACCTGCAGGAGGTCCTGGAAGGCCTCCGTCGGTTAGGCGCAAAAGCCGCCGCCGGCCGCCAGACCTGA
- a CDS encoding tryptophan-rich sensory protein produces MHIANGTARERALAGREAFELDHRERHHPVAQVAVGAALAGGAILAAMIMGRRHERALDDEMYAVEFAEMHEPVAHQPKPLTSLLLPPLFIAMTLSGLRTWNAPSSPARTRALTIWSLVQGFNALWLGLGAKRVGGQLGAATASMAASAAYALEARKVGGGTAPDLGWLGVANALTSQLWRRSVPRGPTLH; encoded by the coding sequence ATGCATATCGCCAACGGAACCGCGCGGGAACGCGCCCTGGCCGGCCGCGAGGCGTTTGAGCTCGACCATCGCGAACGTCACCATCCAGTTGCGCAGGTGGCGGTCGGCGCGGCCCTGGCCGGCGGGGCGATCCTCGCGGCGATGATCATGGGTCGCCGCCATGAACGGGCCCTCGACGATGAGATGTACGCCGTCGAGTTCGCGGAAATGCACGAGCCTGTGGCGCATCAGCCGAAGCCGTTGACCAGCCTGCTGCTGCCGCCGCTGTTCATCGCCATGACCTTGTCCGGACTGCGGACCTGGAACGCGCCCTCGAGCCCGGCCAGGACGCGCGCCCTGACGATCTGGAGCCTGGTGCAGGGCTTCAACGCTCTGTGGCTGGGCCTGGGCGCCAAGCGCGTCGGCGGCCAACTCGGCGCCGCCACCGCGTCGATGGCGGCCTCGGCGGCCTATGCGCTCGAAGCGCGCAAGGTCGGCGGCGGCACTGCGCCTGACCTGGGATGGTTGGGCGTCGCCAACGCCCTCACCAGCCAGCTCTGGCGGCGGTCAGTTCCCCGCGGTCCCACCCTGCACTGA
- a CDS encoding GNAT family N-acetyltransferase → MPLTIRPAHFEELSTIQAIERLSARRFVGWIDALADDDPSPLERLAERSASGGLLVADVETGEGPKAAGFVMFRPLEDSLYIEQIDVAPAFERRRIGATLINAVAERAVALDLSRLTLSTFREIPWNAPYYRRLGFVDLGDEALGPALAEVRREHLARGLDESARVFMIRKVP, encoded by the coding sequence ATGCCCCTGACGATCCGCCCCGCCCATTTCGAAGAACTGTCGACCATACAGGCCATCGAGCGGCTTTCCGCGCGAAGGTTCGTGGGGTGGATCGACGCGCTTGCCGACGATGATCCATCGCCCCTGGAGCGCCTGGCGGAGCGGTCGGCGTCCGGGGGATTGCTGGTCGCGGATGTGGAGACAGGCGAGGGCCCGAAAGCCGCCGGCTTCGTGATGTTTCGTCCGTTGGAGGACAGCCTCTACATCGAACAGATCGACGTGGCGCCGGCCTTCGAGCGCCGCAGGATCGGCGCGACCCTCATCAATGCTGTGGCCGAGCGCGCCGTCGCCCTCGACCTTTCCAGGCTGACCCTGTCGACCTTCCGAGAGATCCCGTGGAACGCGCCCTACTATCGCAGGCTCGGCTTCGTCGACCTCGGCGATGAGGCCCTAGGTCCCGCCTTGGCGGAGGTTCGACGCGAGCACCTGGCTCGGGGCCTCGACGAAAGCGCCCGCGTCTTCATGATCCGAAAAGTACCTTAG
- the bfr gene encoding bacterioferritin — translation MQGDPSIIRLLNAVLTNELTAVNQYFLHARMYDNWGFKRLGKITYDESIGEMKHADMLINRVLFLEGLPNLQDLHKLKIGETVPECLNSDLQVELAGRETLIPGIIQCEQARDYVSRELLRVILSDTEEHIDFLETQLSLVKSLGEANYLQSAMGELPA, via the coding sequence ATGCAGGGCGATCCCAGCATCATCCGACTGCTCAACGCGGTGCTCACCAACGAGCTGACGGCGGTCAACCAGTACTTCCTGCATGCGCGGATGTACGACAACTGGGGCTTCAAGCGCCTCGGCAAGATCACCTATGATGAATCCATCGGCGAAATGAAACACGCCGACATGCTGATCAACCGCGTCCTGTTCCTGGAGGGGCTGCCCAACCTTCAGGACCTGCACAAGCTGAAGATCGGCGAGACCGTGCCCGAGTGCCTGAACAGCGACCTGCAGGTCGAGCTGGCGGGGCGCGAGACGCTGATCCCCGGCATCATCCAGTGCGAGCAGGCGCGCGACTATGTCAGCCGCGAACTCCTGCGCGTGATCCTCAGCGACACCGAGGAGCATATCGACTTCCTCGAGACCCAGCTGTCGCTGGTGAAGTCGCTGGGCGAAGCCAACTACCTCCAGTCGGCCATGGGCGAGCTGCCCGCCTAA
- a CDS encoding (2Fe-2S)-binding protein, whose translation MYVCNCNGIREREVRAAIDAGATRPADIFRHKGCQAQCAKCVCEMRQMIQESREALAYAAE comes from the coding sequence TTGTACGTCTGCAACTGTAACGGCATCCGCGAGCGCGAAGTCCGCGCCGCCATCGACGCTGGCGCTACGCGGCCGGCGGACATCTTCCGTCACAAGGGCTGCCAGGCCCAATGCGCCAAGTGCGTGTGCGAGATGCGTCAGATGATCCAGGAAAGCCGCGAAGCGCTGGCTTACGCCGCCGAATAA
- the thiE gene encoding thiamine phosphate synthase: protein MTLDCRLYLITPPALTDLADFGRQLARALDGGDVAALQIRLKDAPDYLVAAAVDVLAPIAQARDVAVILNDRPDLAARLPVDGVHVGQSDMSCRDARKLMGDRMVGVTCHDSRHLAMEAAEAGADYVAFGAFFPTSTKDAPTRAEPDILTIWQETMETPCVAIGGITVENASGLATAGADFLAVSAGVWSHAQGPDAAVAALNAAIAEGLAARK from the coding sequence ATGACGCTCGACTGCCGCCTCTACCTGATCACGCCGCCCGCCCTGACCGACCTCGCCGACTTCGGGCGACAGCTGGCCCGCGCGCTGGACGGCGGCGACGTCGCCGCCCTGCAGATCCGGCTGAAGGACGCCCCGGATTACCTAGTGGCCGCCGCCGTGGACGTGCTGGCCCCGATCGCCCAGGCGCGCGATGTCGCGGTGATCCTGAACGATCGTCCCGATCTCGCGGCCCGCCTTCCCGTCGACGGCGTGCATGTCGGCCAGTCCGACATGTCGTGCAGGGACGCTCGCAAGCTGATGGGCGATCGGATGGTGGGCGTCACCTGCCACGACAGCCGACACCTAGCGATGGAGGCCGCCGAGGCCGGCGCCGACTATGTCGCGTTCGGCGCCTTTTTCCCGACGAGCACCAAGGACGCGCCGACCCGGGCCGAGCCGGACATCCTGACCATCTGGCAGGAGACGATGGAAACGCCCTGTGTGGCCATCGGCGGCATCACCGTCGAGAACGCCTCAGGCCTCGCCACGGCCGGCGCCGACTTCCTGGCGGTTTCGGCCGGTGTCTGGTCGCACGCCCAGGGCCCCGACGCAGCGGTCGCCGCTCTGAACGCCGCGATCGCCGAGGGCCTGGCCGCGCGTAAGTAG
- a CDS encoding sigma-70 family RNA polymerase sigma factor, with product MTVAETIFETRRRAMTGLAYRMLGSRAEAEDVVQDAWLRWCGVDVSEVQEPAAFLSRVVTRLALDRLKSARARREVYVGEWLPEPVVDPDFDAGRDADLSVAFLLALERLTPLERAAFLLHDVFDTPFAEIAATLGRSETACRRLASRAREHVRRDRPRHQPSIDQERRLTAAFFEAVMTGDEAALRDLLAQDVVMHADGGGLASANLNPVRGLAKAVALILGVRRKWPPPSDTVVRLARVNGQPGFVLAVDGAVFQTVGLEIDAGRIVAVYTVRNPEKLAHLDSQALGLG from the coding sequence ATGACGGTCGCGGAGACCATCTTCGAGACGCGGCGGCGGGCCATGACCGGCCTTGCGTACCGTATGCTGGGATCGCGCGCCGAGGCCGAGGACGTCGTTCAGGACGCCTGGCTGCGCTGGTGTGGGGTCGATGTCTCTGAGGTCCAGGAGCCTGCGGCCTTCCTCAGCCGGGTGGTCACGCGCCTGGCGCTGGATCGCCTGAAGTCCGCCCGGGCGCGACGCGAGGTGTATGTCGGCGAGTGGCTGCCTGAGCCGGTGGTCGATCCTGATTTCGACGCGGGCCGCGACGCGGATCTATCCGTGGCGTTTCTGCTGGCGCTGGAGCGTCTTACGCCTCTGGAGCGCGCGGCGTTTCTGCTGCACGACGTTTTCGATACGCCCTTCGCCGAGATCGCCGCCACGCTGGGGCGCAGCGAGACCGCCTGCCGGCGCCTGGCCTCGCGGGCGCGCGAACACGTCCGCCGCGACAGGCCGCGACATCAGCCGAGCATCGATCAGGAGCGTCGACTGACGGCCGCCTTTTTCGAGGCGGTGATGACGGGCGACGAGGCGGCGCTTCGCGACCTGCTGGCGCAGGACGTTGTCATGCACGCCGACGGCGGCGGCCTGGCCAGCGCGAACCTGAACCCTGTGCGGGGGCTGGCCAAGGCGGTCGCCTTGATCCTGGGCGTTCGGCGCAAGTGGCCGCCGCCCTCAGACACCGTGGTCCGGCTGGCGCGCGTCAACGGCCAGCCTGGGTTCGTGCTGGCTGTTGACGGCGCTGTGTTCCAGACTGTCGGGCTCGAGATCGATGCTGGACGGATCGTCGCCGTCTACACCGTTCGCAATCCCGAGAAGCTGGCCCACCTGGATTCGCAGGCCCTTGGGCTAGGGTAG